The genomic window GTTGATTTTTGCTAGAATGACAGCTTTTGTGGCTTCAGCACCATTTTTCTCAATTCGCAGTGTGCCTCCTGCAGCCAAAGGGGCTTTAGGTTTGCTGTTGGCCGTTATGATGTTCCCGGTTGTTGCAAAGCCGTCTTTAAGTGCAGGAATAGACACTTTCCCTTATTTGTTAATGCTCATTGGTGAGGTTTTAATTGGTTTAGCTTTAGGTTTTACAGCTACAGTAGTTTTTAATGGCTTTAGGATGGCAGGTCAGTTAATCGATTTGCAAATAGGCTTATCCATGGTAGGCATCTTCGACCCTCAAAGTGGCAGCCAAAATACAATCTTAGCTCATTTTATGGATTTACTGGCAATTTTACTTTTTACGGTTCTGAATGGACATTATATTATCTTGGCAGCTTTAGCTAAAAGTTATGAGCTTTTACCTTTAGGTTTTGGTTTACCCAAAGGTACTATAGCGGAACAAATTATAAATATTTTTTGCG from Bacillota bacterium LX-D includes these protein-coding regions:
- the fliR gene encoding flagellar biosynthetic protein FliR, producing MIDISFWLIVLLIFARMTAFVASAPFFSIRSVPPAAKGALGLLLAVMMFPVVAKPSLSAGIDTFPYLLMLIGEVLIGLALGFTATVVFNGFRMAGQLIDLQIGLSMVGIFDPQSGSQNTILAHFMDLLAILLFTVLNGHYIILAALAKSYELLPLGFGLPKGTIAEQIINIFCGTFSLAVKIAAPVLAVLIIIDFVLGLVARTVPQLNVFILGFPLKIGFGIVTLSILLPFLVMIFTKILSTMEQDLLLIIRSFG